The following proteins are encoded in a genomic region of Triticum dicoccoides isolate Atlit2015 ecotype Zavitan chromosome 1B, WEW_v2.0, whole genome shotgun sequence:
- the LOC119343115 gene encoding probable L-gulonolactone oxidase 4, whose amino-acid sequence MSQRDQAQTRAMKSLAAVLLVAILLQLAGCNPPPDPVTCTDGTSNCTVTNTYGSFTDRTICHAANVVYPSTEQELIAAVAAAALAKRKMKVATKHSHSGPKLACPGGSEGTIISTTRLNRTVSIDAERQFITVESGMVLQDLIQAAAAAGLSLPHSPYWYGLTVGGLLATGAHGSGLWGNGGAVHEYVVGLRIVTPAPACDGFAMVRELGADHQDLDAAKVSLGVLGVVSQVTLALQPLFKRSVTFVERNESDFTARVPEWGRLHEFADMIWQPQHNKVIYRQDDRVDVSTPGDGLGELFLFRSVPTALLVSGRAIEEQLQENGTDIARCAAEEEGATRQLPAFGFTNDGVSFTGYPIVGYQHRIQASGSCIDGPEDALLSSCAWDPRIRGSFMYNSGFSVALSKAPAFIADMLKLRDLNPDAFCAALDGRVGLVLRYVKASSAYLGKHEDSIDVDILFYRSRTDGMPHAHADVVDEIEQMALGKYGGLPHWGKNRNFAFDGAIARYPKADKFLKVKSRYDPDGLFSSEWTDQVLGINGTPNIIKNHCAIEGLCVCFNDSHCAPEQGYFCRPGKVYKKAKVCSSEQDY is encoded by the coding sequence ATGTCGCAAAGAGATCAAGCACAAACACGAGCAATGAAGAGCTTGGCTGCTGTTCTCCTCGTAGCGATCCTGCTCCAGCTCGCCGGCTGCAACCCTCCACCGGACCCGGTGACCTGCACGGATGGCACGTCCAACTGCACGGTCACCAACACGTACGGCTCCTTCACGGACCGCACCATCTGCCACGCGGCCAACGTCGTCTACCCGAGCACCGAGCAGGAGCTGATCGCGGCCGTGGCGGCCGCGGCGTTGGCCAAACGCAAGATGAAGGTGGCCACCAAGCACTCGCACAGCGGCCCCAAGCTGGCGTGCCCCGGCGGCAGCGAGGGCACGATCATAAGCACCACACGGCTGAACCGGACGGTTTCCATCGACGCCGAGAGGCAGTTCATCACGGTGGAGAGCGGCATGGTCCTCCAGGACCTGATCCAGGCCGCCGCCGCAGCAGGGTTATCCTTGCCGCACTCGCCGTACTGGTACGGCCTGACCGTCGGCGGGCTCCTCGCGACGGGCGCGCATGGGAGCGGGCTGTGGGGCAATGGAGGCGCCGTGCACGAGTACGTGGTCGGTCTGAGGATCGTGACGCCGGCGCCGGCGTGCGATGGTTTCGCCATGGTGAGGGAGCTAGGCGCCGATCACCAGGACCTGGACGCTGCCAAGGTTTCCCTGGGGGTCCTCGGCGTCGTCTCCCAGGTGACTCTGGCCCTGCAGCCGCTGTTCAAGCGGTCGGTGACGTTCGTGGAGCGCAACGAGTCGGACTTCACGGCGCGGGTGCCCGAGTGGGGCCGTCTCCACGAGTTCGCCGACATGATATGGCAGCCGCAGCACAACAAGGTCATCTACCGCCAGGACGACCGCGTCGACGTCTCGACGCCGGGCGATGGCCTCGGCGAGTTGTTCCTTTTCCGCTCCGTCCCCACCGCCCTGCTCGTGAGCGGAAGAGCCATAGAGGAGCAACTGCAGGAGAACGGCACTGACATCGCCCGGTGCGCGGCCGAGGaggagggggccacgagacagctGCCGGCCTTCGGCTTCACAAACGACGGGGTCTCCTTCACGGGGTACCCGATTGTGGGGTACCAACACCGCATCCAGGCGTCTGGCTCATGCATCGACGGCCCAGAGGATGCCCTCCTCTCCTCCTGCGCCTGGGACCCGCGCATCCGGGGATCTTTCATGTACAACTCCGGCTTCAGCGTCGCACTCTCCAAGGCGCCGGCGTTCATAGCCGACATGCTAAAGCTCCGGGACCTCAACCCGGACGCATTCTGTGCCGCCCTCGACGGCAGGGTGGGCCTGGTCCTCCGTTACGTCAAGGCATCCTCCGCGTACCTCGGCAAGCACGAGGACTCTATCGATGTCGACATCCTCTTCTACCGGAGCCGCACCGACGGCATGCCGCACGCCCATGCCGATGTGGTGGACGAGATCGAACAGATGGCGTTGGGTAAGTACGGCGGTCTGCCACACTGGGGCAAGAACCGCAACTTCGCCTTCGACGGTGCGATCGCAAGGTACCCCAAAGCCGATAAGTTCCTCAAGGTAAAGAGCAGGTACGACCCGGACGGGCTCTTCTCGAGCGAGTGGACCGACCAGGTGCTTGGTATCAACGGAACTCCCAACATCATCAAAAATCATTGTGCCATTGAAGGACTCTGCGTCTGCTTCAACGACTCACATTGTGCGCCGGAACAGGGCTATTTCTGCCGGCCAGGGAAGGTTTACAAGAAGGCTAAAGTTTGCTCCTCGGAGCAGGATTATTAG
- the LOC119307200 gene encoding methyl-CpG-binding domain-containing protein 4-like: protein MSPPKVVAGPACVVGDEDRGDIFAAPFPGGGPWTPRRRPRTARKRSSDVLAGFLGYTGGEDSADCGRNPDSPPSAPDLKTKKSLEDSIGMYTVQCYKCKKWRKIPTKEEFETIRESLAEDPWFCGRDPSAGRSCKQPEDIPCDSSCIWVMDKPGIPRPPPATKRLVIMRRDLSKMDTYYLLPNGKRARSGNDVEKFLQENPEYRANLPASKFSFATPKIVPATIGESSLWRVAQAEREKFEEMDVFGF, encoded by the exons ATGTCGCCACCCAAGGTGGTCGCCGGGCCAGCCTGTGTGGTTGGCGATGAAGATCGTGGTGATATTTTTGCCGCTCCGTTCCCTGGCGGAGGACCTTGGACGCCAAGGCGGCGGCCTCGGACGGCAAGGAAGCGTTCGTCAGATGTGCTAGCCGGCTTCCTCGGCTACACGGGTGGAGAGGATTCGGCCGATTGTGGTCGCAACCCGGATTCCCCACCTTCTGCTCCAGATCTGAAG ACTAAGAAAAGTTTGGAGGACTCCATCGGCATGTACACGGTCCAATGCTACAAATGTAAGAAATGGCGCAAGATCCCAACGAAAGAGGAGTTCGAGACGATCCGCGAGAGCTTAGCCGAGGACCCCTGGTTCTGTGGCAGGGACCCCAGCGCCGGCCGTTCCTGCAAGCAGCCGGAGGACATTCCGTGCGACAGCAGCTGCATCTGGGTCATGGACAAGCCAGGCATCCCGCGCCCGCCACCTGCGACGAAGCGGCTGGTGATCATGCGGCGTGACCTGTCCAAGATGGACACCTACTACTTGCTGCCCAACGGGAAGCGCGCGCGGTCCGGCAACGACGTGGAGAAGTTCCTCCAGGAGAACCCGGAGTATAGGGCGAACCTGCCGGCATCAAAGTTCTCCTTCGCCACGCCCAAGATCGTTCCGGCGACTATTGGAGAGAGCTCACTATGGAGGGTTGCCCAGGCCGAGAGGGAAAAGTTTGAGGAGATGGACGTGTTCGGATTCTGA